The Microbacter sp. GSS18 genome has a segment encoding these proteins:
- a CDS encoding HAD family hydrolase produces the protein MTEAHLPPTGEVKVVRPRRAARLVERVARDTEDPHKHAERLLIVLDIDGTVLLEDESLSPGVVEAVEHAHRAGHQVMLATGRSWEGTRGVLRVLQIAPEYIVCSNGAVVLKREDADELRYQRWHIETFDAAEVLAHLHGHLPDARYLVELPDGERLYTEYLDDWNLFEARRVEFPELSAHPVCRVVVVAPEQASDDFLELVERIGLHQVSYAVGWTAWLDIAPLGVDKSTGLERVREELGIDPAHVLVIGDGRNDVGMFQWARRNGGRAVAMAQGPQEVRDAATEVTASVDEGGVAEVLRHL, from the coding sequence GTGACCGAAGCGCACCTGCCGCCGACGGGCGAAGTGAAGGTCGTGCGCCCGAGGCGCGCGGCCCGTCTCGTCGAGCGCGTGGCGCGCGACACCGAGGATCCGCACAAGCACGCCGAGCGCCTGCTGATCGTGCTCGATATCGACGGCACGGTGCTGCTCGAGGACGAGTCGCTCAGCCCCGGCGTGGTCGAAGCCGTCGAGCACGCGCACCGCGCCGGTCACCAGGTGATGCTCGCGACGGGCCGCAGCTGGGAGGGGACGCGCGGAGTGCTGCGGGTGCTCCAGATCGCGCCCGAGTACATCGTGTGCTCCAACGGCGCGGTCGTCCTCAAGCGCGAGGATGCCGATGAGCTCCGCTACCAGCGCTGGCACATCGAGACGTTCGACGCAGCCGAGGTGCTCGCGCACCTGCACGGGCACCTGCCCGACGCGCGGTACCTCGTGGAACTGCCCGACGGCGAGCGCCTGTACACCGAGTACCTCGACGACTGGAACCTCTTCGAGGCGCGCCGCGTGGAGTTCCCCGAACTGTCGGCGCACCCGGTGTGCCGCGTCGTCGTGGTCGCGCCCGAGCAGGCGTCCGACGACTTCCTCGAACTCGTCGAGCGCATCGGCCTGCACCAGGTCTCGTACGCCGTCGGCTGGACGGCGTGGCTCGACATCGCCCCGCTCGGCGTCGACAAGAGCACGGGGCTCGAGCGCGTGCGCGAGGAGCTGGGCATCGACCCCGCCCACGTCCTCGTGATCGGCGACGGGCGCAACGATGTCGGCATGTTCCAGTGGGCTCGGCGCAACGGCGGCCGCGCCGTCGCGATGGCCCAGGGTCCGCAGGAGGTGCGGGATGCCGCGACCGAGGTCACGGCATCCGTCGACGAGGGCGGCGTCGCCGAGGTCCTCCGCCACCTCTGA